The following proteins are encoded in a genomic region of Actinomycetota bacterium:
- a CDS encoding ABC transporter ATP-binding protein, with the protein MTEPTDLSTVLSLSNVIKTYAGTPPVRALRGIDLQIRSGELVSVVGPSGSGKSTLLHIMGTLDRPSSGRIHVAGYDIASLSDKQMSALRSRHIGFVFQRFFLLSDYTALDNVADGLLYTGIPARKRREMAAAALERVGLGHRLDQVSNKLSGGERQRVAVARAIVGNPAIVLADEPTGNLDTRSSDAIVELLEDLNTDGVTIVVITHNREIADQMPRRVGIRDGIIDYDTGVAA; encoded by the coding sequence GTGACGGAGCCCACCGACCTCTCGACCGTCTTGTCGCTCTCCAATGTGATCAAGACCTATGCCGGCACGCCGCCGGTGCGGGCACTTCGCGGCATCGATCTGCAGATCCGCTCCGGCGAGCTCGTCTCCGTCGTCGGACCATCCGGATCGGGGAAATCGACGCTGCTCCACATCATGGGGACCCTCGACCGCCCTTCGTCCGGCCGGATCCATGTCGCCGGCTACGACATCGCCTCTCTGTCGGACAAGCAGATGTCTGCGTTGCGTTCGCGTCACATCGGCTTCGTCTTCCAGCGGTTCTTCCTGCTCAGTGACTACACGGCACTCGACAACGTTGCGGACGGCCTTCTCTACACGGGAATCCCGGCCAGGAAGCGCCGCGAGATGGCCGCCGCGGCGCTGGAGCGTGTCGGGCTCGGACACCGCCTCGATCAGGTATCGAACAAGCTGTCCGGTGGCGAACGGCAGCGGGTCGCCGTCGCCAGGGCCATCGTGGGGAATCCGGCCATCGTCCTCGCCGACGAGCCGACCGGAAACCTCGACACGCGTTCGAGTGACGCGATCGTAGAACTCCTCGAAGATCTCAATACCGACGGGGTGACGATCGTCGTGATCACCCACAACCGCGAGATCGCCGACCAGATGCCCCGCCGCGTAGGTATCAGGGACGGCATCATCGACTATGACACCGGGGTTGCGGCCTGA